The window ataaatataaatacgtgcctatatacatatacgtgtacttatatatatatatatatacatacttacatTCGCGTATGTGCTGTAAGTGTCAAGACATGGGGCAGATTTCGCATGTAAATTATCTTTCTCATTATGCGTTCATATCATTCTCAAAGATGTGtatatcattaaataatacatactCTTTTTATGAATACGTAGAAGGAggaagaaatagaaaagcatttaatttataagtgttcatataaaaaaaagaaaaggaccataattatatgtaacaAAAAAGGCTGTAAAACtgtaatgaattaaaaaaaaaaaaaaaaaaaaaaaaaaggaaagcaaaacaaagtaaaagaaaagaatgaTTATTTTCCTTCAAATTAGAActacataaatatgaattaacACATATCTAAGAGAAATTGAAATGTGATCATATTGTcactttacattttttttttttttttttaaatatatacagttATGCAATTTACCTGTAcatgcaataaaaaaaaaaaaaaaacattcttCTTATTCAAAACTTAAACTTTTCAGGTTTTGAATGACATTAACAATTACATTTGTAAGAAATGCAAAAAGAACTTTTGCTTGCCTCATAGATATTCTGATGCACATGAATGTGGCAAAGAGTATACTGAGAAAGGCTTTTTTGAAAGTAATCCGGAAgttttaagaatatttacTATATTCGAAATGTGCAtgttgcatatttttttattattccttaTTCTCATGTACCTTTTTAGATTTCGTTTCGTGCCATATTATTCCGCTTGCAATTTATTACATCCATTTCCgcttcattttatattctcctttctttttttgcaatagaatttttttttttcttctaggGAACAGTGGCTATAAAATAGCCAAATATGAAAGAAATTCTTACAGCAAaacgaacaaaaaaaataaggttattttaatttttgcttacgatatatgtatatgtaaactCTATCCACATTTCAAGTGTTTGCACAAATGAATAaaacttattattattattattattattatttttttttttttttttttttttcaatgtataatcttttaatattaatttttagaaaaaatggGGAAAATGCTGCTCAGTTCAATGACACAGTGCAATGCTGGATACGCTTATTTATTTGTGTCCGCATACACATATTTACGCATGTGCCTGTTAATATACACATTCGTCCATAAATATACAGATTCTTTAACTAATATACTCATTTGCCAGTTTATTTACAGATGAGCTACTATGTTTATTTGGGAATGTGCTATTTTGTTCATGTTGTTTATGCtcaattttgtttatttttattatgtttatgttttattttgtttcatttagTTTCCCTTCCCATTATATTGTCATATGCTCTTCATCTCTGCCGTATTCTTTTGTTCATCATCATTATTCGCTTACTTCACCATCTCTTTTTagttgttaatatataactttattttcttgttactcttaatatgtttttagtttttattttatttgaggCAAAACATTTCTGACCTGGTCAGAAATATCGAATTCTCATTTTTATCTAAATGGGCCCTATTTGGTACAATTTTGGTCAATTTTAGCCAGTTTTAGCCAATTTTTAACTAATCattagtaataaaataataatattagtatCAATAGTggtaatcataataataatggcaataataaaattaataaataaaaaggaaagaatGTAACATAAGTTTTTCGAATGGATTGTAGAAATCAAATTTTATATCgtttttaaaacattaagTAAGATAAGAAGAATTCAAATGAtaagataatttaaaatgagatgataaattaaaatgataaGAAAGATTAAAACGTGAAGAAAGATTAAAACGTGAAGAAAGATTAAAACGTGAAGAAAGATTAAAACGTGAAGAAAGATTAAAACGATAAGAAAGATTAAAAcgataagaaaaattaaaacgataagaaaaattaaaacgataagaaaaattaaaacgataagaaaaattaaaacgataagaaaaattaaaacgataagaaattataaaatgctaaaaaaaataaaaataatgaaggaAGAAACTTGTTTTTAACTTCAATGAAAATGCAAAAAGGGGCCACTAGGACAGTAGCTTCGAAGTTTTAACagcaaaatttatataaactcATTTACCACTGTTCACGTGTAAGCAGAAATGTACatgcacacatatgtatatgtgtaggtatatgtacacgtatatgtatatacacatgtacatgtatgtgtgtattttttttttttttttttttaaagtgaAAATGGGGGTGGAGGGAAACATCTAAGTAGGAACCTTCCTATTTTGAAAGTTAAAAAACTTTCTGACCCTGTTATAAAGCCGTTcacataaaacatattttgatattaaaatgttaatagcaatatttaaaatgttcaaaaaaataaattttattttatgccCAGTGCTGAGTATATTATTTCCATTTGGTCCATAAAAACTTAAGCCACTTGCTGAATAGGAAATTGCATCcaaaattttgatttttgttctttttgaaACTTCGTCATTGCAATTCATGCGAAACAGACAAGTTAGCTTGTTGGGGCCTCCGACTGTCAAGTATAGTAAAAAGACGTTTATTAGGCAATAATACCTGCAAAAGGGGGGAGGAGGGAATAAAAGGTAATAAAAGATGTAGTATCGTGGAAATAGGATAAGATGCGTGGAAGTATGATGAATAAAGAGATGGGCGGACGGCATATAATACCAGAATGGGTAGCAAACATAACAATGAAAACTTAAGGAAATATGCAAAAACGTGGGTGCATGCAAAGGTAAGGCGGAAGACGTGTTGTGGCGGATTGCTGCAGCGAATGGCAGTTAGATGTTCATGTACTTACGTCATAAAGGTATAATTGGTAAAAATGTGCTTCCTGTATTTTCCTCCAAATGTGAGTATAAGGGCACTATTTACAATTTGAAAACAAAACCAAATACATGAGAGAAAACTCTCATAATTATCACTCATAAGCCACCATGACGATTTTGGTGCTGACGTGTTCATGTCATATGAAGATggtaaatcatatatataaaaaaattgaaaaattattaaataaaagaaaaaaaaattgacaaTAAGTGTGCATAATAAAGAAAGAATAGTCTGTGCACCAACAATACTGGATGTTGGTGTTtgtgtttttaatttacaaGCTGGTTTTGATAATGTCATTGATTTGgctagtaataataaaattatattatcaaaaaataaatacccATATTCTGACATGACAGCATGAgcattcataaataaaacaatttttattattgaaatCATAAAACCGTAGAgaagcatatatttatagcaATTTATAGAGGTAACTAAACAAGCTCTTCCTTCTCTTAATATATCAATAacactttttaaattttcatttttactaCTAAAAGGTGAAACAATAGATGAATCGGAATTTGATAAAGCTAAACCTGCATGAGAAATTTTTAAAGCACCACAATCATTACTTCCATCTCCGCACATACCACATATGTAATCAAATTTTATGAAGTCTCTAATAATTTCCATCTTATTATTCGGGGTTAGTCTTGAAAATATGCGAATtcttaacaaaaaatttttgtatcCTTCTGGATTTTTGCTAACGCAAAATTGGTGCTGTGACTGCGGCTGCTGCTTCTGTTTGTGCTGTTGTTCCTCTTCTTCCTCCTCTTCTAAACTtcttatatgaaatatatgagATCTTACATGTTTGTACGCTTCACCGGTTAGTATTatttccttatatatatctttatacaGTACAAGATTCGTatcaattttattatcattttggATATTTACAAATCTTAACTCGTTGTTTAACACATATCCATaaactattatattttcttctacTCGATCCTCTTCACTCCCTTGAgtagataatatattattttcctcCAAATGTTTTTGATCTACGGGAttcatatatgaatattcatTATTCCCCCTCCCCTTTTTGTTGTTCACATATGTGTTATGATTCCTGTTGTTGGAGGTGTTACCATATGGACAACTCTCCCTACCACGTTCTCCTGCATTCGCATTGCTTCTTTCCCCCTCGTTCGGGGAACGGGACAGTAACATCATATTTTCATCGTCACTCTCTTGATCCTTGTTGCCTTCATATTTCTTGTTCAATGCAGAGTACTTATGAGCATTGTTTTTATTAGGATCCTcttctttttcaatttttttttttttctcattttttttttgactttTTTGTTCATTCTGGTTATGCATAAAGTTAGATGAGTAGTGATGACTTCCTTCCTTTCCCTTGTTTGATTTGAGGAAATTTTCAAACGACAAAAATTTGGTTTCATTTGAACGGTATGCATTTTCACTTGGGAGGTATAGATGTTCCTTTTCATTatcaatttctttttcccctatattttttgcaaaatcCGATGCTGTACTCGAATCAATACTTAACGTAAAAAAggattcataaaaatttatattattaaataagccTATTCTATTACCAACGTATAAACAGTTATATGCGTTATCTCCAGTTAAGATAACCGGTCTAATGGAAGAACTCTTTAAAGTCTGAATTACACTCTCTGCATCTTTCTTTATATGATTACTGAACATAATTAATGACAAGAAATTCATATTCTTTTCTAATTCTTCTCTAGAGAGAAGTAAAACTTGTTCATAGGATggattataaataattttaaaagctAAAGCAATAACATAAAAAccatttttactatattcttgttctttttttttgaaaaagtataattcctcatttttaacacatttctgataaa of the Plasmodium malariae genome assembly, chromosome: 6 genome contains:
- the PmUG01_06020800 gene encoding AN1-like zinc finger family protein: MAYFSDLSKKCELDGCRNHDFLPFKCEYCGLNFCEFHRKVQEHTCSRLKNIDLNKVVLCEYCDLVLPDKEEEIEKHLIYKCSYKKKKRTIIICNKKGCKTVLNDINNYICKKCKKNFCLPHRYSDAHECGKEYTEKGFFETKRTKKIRLF